From the Prunus dulcis unplaced genomic scaffold, ALMONDv2, whole genome shotgun sequence genome, the window taatgttcttaaagacgtcatttttttgttgtcgtgaaaattatattgaaCGGCGTCTTCTTTTAtgtttcgtcgttgtatgtctatcttgcggccttgttctgttaatatgtgtcatatttttcctttttaacgacagtttttttagagagttggtcgtctattctcatccccgacttcttttttcgttctttttgcagtacaaagacgtcgttttgtgtttgttgatgacgttgtatattttaacaacgacggtgatttagcgtcgtggtttatgagggaaaagatgacggtggattccacgaccactgaaaatcttaatacacgacggtgatttaccgtcgtctttttgcttttttgtagtagtgatgacttgtattatgaccattccagaagaatggcttgtatcattttgatatgtattcatgaattattaatgtaaatttcacagattgcaagttggatacattgatgaTACACTGCATAGATTAAAGTTCCATAATCACAGAacatgggtatagcagtgatcaatatgatgcacgcctattgcgtagcaaatgatatggattgaagtcccaaaaagacaattaattgacatgtatgtattaatatgtggcatgcctgcagcatgacagatatatgagTTTTAAATGTTCCAACTTCCTGAATAGAGACTATCCACGCCCTAGtgtaaaataacgctccattggaggtaaTGATCCACATTCTCATTTAATTCATCCTATAAGAGATGTCTATTTGGAAAGAGACAATAAAACCCCCCTGAAGTGGCTtaggtacccaaaagcaaagaaatgctataattgatgcatgcacatgcacatgagaatagtggcatcatgaattgatgaatgacaatttttggtagctactcaaatcatcaatgggctgcgttgattggaaccacgttctattattaaatgtcgaaaatatcattggccaaaatggaaagagGCAATTCAATTacagatgagaatgaacgtgaaggAACAAATCCatagtacgaaccccaaaagatgttaaccctgaaagttatacttagGTGTTTGgaataaaagaagaatataCTTAATTtatatgacacaatgtttctagtagaaacaaggaatgttgaagttctccatatttacagaTGTAGTCATTCTttcttattgcacatttatagaggccaacatgttatctttaaaggttattaaatgcacggcGCATATCGCCATaagcgattccctaaagatgtacaAGAGCATACAAATAGCTAGATATAAaactatataatgtgtcatgaAGTGTAAtccctaaaataaaatccttgtATGATTGTAATTGTATGAAGCAAATCGTTGAAGGGCATGTGCCTGGAGCACAAATTTTGTACtcaatattaatatgtataaaTTTCCTCAGTAAGTACATTAATTATGATATGGTTGCAATACATTACAACTCCTGAAGAGTTGATAATTGATTGAAACTCCTGAAGAggtcaagaaatatttgtctcggcCTGAAGATCGAgaattatgccaacgagattttGGCTTATattaagaaagtattgaagcatttttatgagaattatccgttgggcacttaaatgatttttctgaaaatataCTGGACCGGACAttgtattttccagatagagctcagctccatcaccaccactttgggatgatgtgagacATATTTGATGCCATCTCCGCttaaaaaaacacacagacatattcttttcaagtgaacttacaaatagctcatgtttttgtttgattcgcggattttggaaatttctattatttacatagagatagctcaCTGGAAAAATATTTGCTTACTCAACTACATGAATTATTGATGGCTACATCATTCACTCAGTCTGAAAGATCTTCCCTCTAAAAAGATAGTCATGAAGATATCAGGGGAAGATATTCttcagggggagcatccaaCAATATTACAAGATTGACTTACATAAGCAATGTCAACTATGACATTCagaaagatgatcaacagtatgccttaaaagatattttgccaagTATCAATAAAGATCTTCACAcaatgtactctttttccttcgtctaGGTTTTTATCCTACTGGGTTTTTTCtcgcaaggttttaatgaggcaatgtcgcacgcatgtcaatatacacagaattttatgtcATACATaattatgtactctttttcccttcgatCAGTTTTTTTCCACTGGGTTTTACTGGCAATATTTTTAAcgaaaagaaggaaataatattcaaaaagaaggaaataatattcaaaaagcTTAATGATGACGTTGGAGCTTAATGATGACGTTGGAGCTTAATGATGATGTTGGAAGCCATCcaatttgcctataaataggcttcCCATTTGCTTAGCAAAACACaccaaaagagaagagaggaaagaaaggaagaggaaaCAAAAGAGAGTGAGTTTTATTTGAGAGGAAATTCTATCAATGTAAACATCACAAGAGCAAATACAATTCTACTCCCAATATTCAGTGGTACTTTTCATActctgattattttatttttataacaatattTAGGATTATGGATCATAAAAATTTCATGACTTAATTGTTAGGGGCACCCACAGAGGTGCAGCCCCTTTAAAAATAGGCGTATACCACTTAAAGCGACGAGCACACGATATTCTTTAGTAAAAGGCGAAAGAATAGTTCGCTCTGTGCTCAACGCATGGCTCCGTGGATTTTACACTTCTACAGCTGCTTTAATTTATAGTTAAGAGACTACGATAAGTTTTTGCTGCTCTTGTTGATGTGGGATCACAGTTTGCTAGTCTGTTGCTGTTCCTGTTGCTCTCTATGCTTAATCCCTGAGAACCTTTGGTCATATTTACCTGTTCCCCACCAAAATCTTACCTATTGAAGATTCATCAAAGCAGTCTATTTTAGAGTCCCAAATTCATATCCCATTCAAAACTCCGAGCTTTCTACTTCTTTTGTCAATTTTGTCCCTTCTTTTTTATAGCCTTAATTATGCGCTTCActtgtgagtgtagaaaagaattataaaatattcattttaaGACTGCATATAGCTATAAGATAAGTGTTAACATTTATATCGTTAttcttaaagaaaatttgtgtttgatacaagggtcgtagagacttgatcttgatcaaacgggtagcacaaagcttgtttggtgtttgggatttttctatggtgaaggaaccggcacgtatttgttgtgcttggtggctcttccaaggtaggtgaagaatgcagagagttttctgtttcttctgagtgctaggttttttctctccccttctttcgtcttgaagcctcctatttataggcttttgtcggatgcttgacctaaataactttccctatttaaaaccttCATTTGTGGGAttctgatttgatttaaatcaattcccataatctggcaatttaaccagattatcttcaattgattaacctgattaatatttgatttaaatcaaagtcaatcacagaagattctttcctttaattttgtcttcatcttgaaccgtttgatgcactccgtcggatgtcgccatttgtcatttttgacaactaatccaattttgatgagtcacacgccacatTGGTGAATTACGGGGCCcacgatttaatccaccgaaccctaattattttcttgtcaatagaatttattacaccaaaatttctttgtctacaatAATGTTCTCTGAAGAGGCTCAAGAAGGGCAACAGAATTCTGATGAGTGGATTTGGGGCAGGATTTAAGTGCAACAATATTGTGTGGGAAGTGCTCAAGGCCTTGGATGATGCCAATGTTTGGAAAGACTGCGTAGACAGCTACCCTCCTAATACCCTAGTCAATCCACTCATGGAGAAGTATATAGTTGGCTCAATGATGAaattctaaactttgtttggtttgatttttctcaattagCTTTTAATTTGAGATCTTATTGATTAAGTATCAATGTTTTAGTACATCTCATTATAAACCCAGAGCTGGTGTTTCAACACATTAGTGCATCTCAGAAACCAAAAGAACATGTAATAAAAGGTGGGGCTTGGTTAACATAAATTAAACATCAGGGCATTTCGATTTTTTTCCATAAATACAAGACATATTTAGCATTCCTGGTCATAAAAATTTCATGATTGAATTGTCAGGGGCACCCACAGAGGTGCAACCCCTTCAAAAATAGGCGTATGCCATTTAAAGCAACGAGCACACGGTATTCTTTAGTAAAAGGCGAAAGAATAGTTCGCTCTGTGCTCAACGCATGGCTCCGTGATACGATAAGACCGCAGCTGCTTCAATTTATGTGAGGGAGACCAGCTAGTTCTTGCTCTTCTCGTCGATGTGGGACTAGTATTGTTGCTTGCCCGAGGCCTCTCTCTGCCTCTGGGGTTTTTGGCATGTCCAGTATGATTAGACTTGCAAAATCGGTATATCAAGCTTGAACATACAAATTTCGTGATGAGCAACTTGTATTTTGTTATGAAATAGTTTGAGTTTGGTTCATCTTTCTCCTACGTTGCTCATAAAGTTTAAACTTTTATATGTTCAGTTATCAATTACATtcaattttgtatatattggACCTGAAGAATGAAGACCGTTTAAGCTCAAGCTTAACTTGTTTCTCAACCTGAGTTAAGTCAAGCAAAATCTTAAAGCTTGGCTCTTTAGCACAAGCTCCTCCTAGAAAACAAGCTAACTCAAGTCAAATTCAATTGTGAAAAAGTTGAATCACTGAAAGCACAGATGATGTCAAAAGTgttgttttttcataaattcaagACAATGAAAAAGtgaagataaataaatactatATGCTTGTATATGGATCAAATTTAGATCATATTCAAATTATCAGATTGAatttataaattcatattCAACACGTATCGAATTCAAATTGTGTCAAATTATTAGATTGAGAATTTTACTCCATCTCCCATTAATTATTTAGGATTATAAACTCCTATCTACCTAAATATATATCACTCAATCTTATCAAtaatttttgattttgcaaaaaaagaatttcttataaataattGAGTTGGGTGGGTGGGGAAGCTGCGACCATTTATACCGTGCGTTCGATCATCAGGTTCATGGCTTACCAAACCCTTTATTAGAGCTTGACTACTTGTGCTTACTGCCTAACTGTACTTGTTAATGAATAGCTGCTTTTTATAGATATCTGGTACATATCACTCAAATAATAAGTACCAATTCCCAACAATGCTTCTTAAGACTTCTTAGGAATTGTATttaaaggaaagaataggTTGTATGGAAAGTACAAATTATGAGAATTGTTCCAAGTTGCATGCAACTCATCATTTGACACTCCACAATTCTGACCCCCCTCCTTCTATCACAAAACCCTACACACAGAGCTAACTAGGGGCCATGGAGCTCTTGATGGCGATGTGTTTGCTTGCTCTTTTCTATGGTCTCTCCTGCCTCCATAAGATAGTTCTGCGTAGGAGAGACCAGGCCTGCTATCTGCTGGCCTATGAATGCTACATGCCCACAAATGACATGATGCTCAGCACTGATTCTTGTGTCAAAATCGTCACACGGAACAAGAATCTAGGGTTGGAGGAGTTCAGGTttctcttgaaaacaattGTCAATTCCGGCATCGGTGAGGAAACTTATTGCCCAAAAAACATCATTGAAGGCCGAGAAGATGATGCAACCCTAGTAGATGAGCTTTTGGAAATGGATGACGTCATCTTCGACACATTGGACAAGCTCTTTGCTAAGTTTAGTGCAATTTCTCCATCACAAATCGACATTCTTGTGGTCAATGTGTCCATGTTCAGCCCTGCACCCTCTCTAACATCCCGTATAGTAAACCGCTACAAGATGAGGGAGGACATCAAGACCTTCAACCTCTCAGGAATGGGCTGCAGTGCAAGCCTCATTTCCATTGATGTTGTGCAAAACCTATTCAAGTTGTACAAGAACGTGAACGCCATTGTTGTAAGCACAGAATCCATATCTCCTCATTGGTACTGCGGCAAAGAAAAATCCATGATGCTCACGAACTGTCTGTTTCGCTCGGGAGGGTGTTCGATGCTGTTCACAAACAACAGAGACCTAAAGCACCCAGCCAAGTTGAAACTAAATCATTTGGTGAGAATGCATACTGGCTCAAGTGATGAAGCATATAACTGTTGTATACAGGTGGAAGATGAAAGTGGATATAAAGGTTTTCGACTTACCAAATACCTTGTAAAAGCAGCAAGTCAGGGATTTACAATGAACCTCCAAGTTCTATTACCAAAAGTGCTTCCACTAAGAGTAATGCTTAGGTACCTGGTGATATCTAAGCTTAAAAGTGCCAAAAGCCAAAAGCTAAAAGCAGATGAGGGAGTTGGGTTGAATCTTAAGACCAGGATTGAGCACTTTTGCATTCACCCTGGTGGAAGAGCAGTCATAGATGGGATTGGTAAGAGCTTGGGGCTAAGTGATTATGATGTTGAGCCATCTAGAATGGCACTTCACAGGTTTGGGAACACATCAGCTGCTGGGTTTTGGTATGCTTTGGGATACATGGAGGCCAAGAAGAGGCTCAAGAAGGGGAACAAAATTCTGATGAGTGGATTTGGAGCAGGTTTTAAGTGCAACAATATTGTGTGGGAAGTGCTGAAGGACTTGGATGATGCAAATGTTTGGAAAGACTGCATAGACAGCTACCCTCCTAATAACCTAGTCAATCCATTCATGGAGAAGTACAGTTGGATCGATGATGAAATTCTAAACTTTGTTAGGTTTGATGTTTCTCAATTAGCTGCTTAATTTTGGACTATGTTGCACAGGTACGAATGTACGATATCATTTGCCAATATGGCAAATCTAAAAAAACTAAGATATTGGTAAGGCACCCTTACGgtgatta encodes:
- the LOC117613536 gene encoding 3-ketoacyl-CoA synthase 19-like produces the protein MELLMAMCLLALFYGLSCLHKIVLRRRDQACYLLAYECYMPTNDMMLSTDSCVKIVTRNKNLGLEEFRFLLKTIVNSGIGEETYCPKNIIEGREDDATLVDELLEMDDVIFDTLDKLFAKFSAISPSQIDILVVNVSMFSPAPSLTSRIVNRYKMREDIKTFNLSGMGCSASLISIDVVQNLFKLYKNVNAIVVSTESISPHWYCGKEKSMMLTNCLFRSGGCSMLFTNNRDLKHPAKLKLNHLVRMHTGSSDEAYNCCIQVEDESGYKGFRLTKYLVKAASQGFTMNLQVLLPKVLPLRVMLRYLVISKLKSAKSQKLKADEGVGLNLKTRIEHFCIHPGGRAVIDGIGKSLGLSDYDVEPSRMALHRFGNTSAAGFWYALGYMEAKKRLKKGNKILMSGFGAGFKCNNIVWEVLKDLDDANVWKDCIDSYPPNNLVNPFMEKYSWIDDEILNFVRFDVSQLAA